accacaAATGTGATCATCTACATTGAATCAGGGCAAATCCACTTCCAATTCCAAGGACAAAAGGTACGATGCTATTTCAATTGTTATACAACTTATGAACAGCCAAAGAAGATCCGCTCTAAGAGGAGATGTCGATCATCCCAATGTCGAAGGAATCAACTCCCAAAGaatgaagaagaaggagaagctgtGAAGGATGAACTTACTATGCCAAAATCAAACCCACAACCTAAGCAGGTTTGGATGGAAAAGGTGGCATCATCATCAGAGTTACCATaataagaggtgcaaccatcagggtCTCCATCTCCGAGACCGATTGATGCACCCAAAGAATAAAGGACTTCTCCAGTCAAGTCCTGTTTGGAGGACTCAAACCACCGAACCCACAACCGGAAggtaaaatcggtagttatccatatttacttttttgcattgcataaattattttcacttttagcatatttacttaTTCCGCATTAGTATCGCatctagaaaataaaataaaaggttCATCACTGCATTataaaatcctaagccccatgtgaataatttttACGGTGTGTAAAAACCCGCAAGAATATTTACCGTGGTGGCAAAAAAAATATACCATGCACACATTTAGTTATATTCCATTATATaataaaatccaaaaaaatattaGATAGACATCCTGCTGAAATACTACCAGATCGAGAATATTCCTAGCCCCAAGAACAACTAACCCCTGGACGGCTAATCGCTAACCCTTTCATTCTAATccattctatgagttttggtgttcttgttgatattttgcaggatgatgtACAAGATCAAGAGCAATGTCACTCGGTCGTCTTTATCTCTCCTCATCAGGAACTCAACTTCTTAATGGACAAAAAGGACATCCACTGGCAAAACCGCTCTGAGAAAGAGAACTTCAACATTTGACCACgccaacaaccagcttgggggaaaGACATCCCttgtgtatctagataagtatttctttcccttttgttCTTAGTTATAGGTTTGCTTTataaaaataaaatgcaaaactaaaaacaaaataaaaacttATCTATATATAGtagtaatgtgtgatctaaaaatgaaaaccaaataaaaaaatatgtgtctagtttttttttaagtttgatttttaagaggtaaataaaataaaatggctctgaagataatctcttaaatggaaatgatgaatagttgttctattgtaattcctttcaagtacctagtttttagccttgaattctcctgagttttggataagattgttttgatataagaatttactctgaacttgaaactcgtgggtagcatatgcttgatctaagtctaggtaattgacggatatgatacgagaaggtctgagctgctgtttatcttgttccaagtgatacaaAAGTTCtgtagatttatcttttgaaaaatataaaaatgctatatgatgagtttctatatgacaaagcttgaattcctatcggagccatacatgttatttaggctagaaaaacttccactcatatatgttgcttgttctgcaattagttttatcaagctttgttgacccttatgataGGTTTTGCATgcccttaaaatcaagatcacgtacacaccactcaTATATGCCCTACTCCTACAataggggtaggcacaaaaacatgccattccatttagatccacccaaaaatgtctTACTCCTACACTGGCagtaaacaccaaaaacatgcttgatatgtttttcatccaccaaataaatgctccaagtttttgttgctatccctcaaaagttttgttgcaaaaaagaGGCATGGACTCTGCAAAAGTTGTTCAtaaaaaagaagaggaaaaaaagttgagaaaaaaatggacaagcgCCCGAGATATCTAAAGCAATGAGTACTTaaatgcccgcctaaaaaaagagatgaataagatagcccatgttttcttgcaaaagtatTTCCAAGTTTtcaaagagagatatgttttcaaaaagcaaagtagaattaggctagccaccatatatatccataacacatccacacacatgcacatcttgatttgattgtatgacttaagtctctttggatccaaggtttgactttacaatatatgtattgcaagtatgctcttttatgttatttccactcctatgagctccacataagccttagttgtaggaagataaAGGCATGACATCtatattgccttggtgaggatccacaaataccacatatattgagagacttgagaatgtcatacaatggaatctctgagttttattttcaaaacttataaaaactccagaataatggttgaacaaagaacttgagacatagtgcttgacttgatcgttctatcttttaattgctcaagacccaagtgaaggctaagaagccccatggttgaaggtaatatgggtaagtttgaaagtcagatcggtttattctaatccagaggtgaattcttgtttgaacgcatgtgtacttttcagGACTGAAAACATTGTAGTAACTCCTGATCTGTTGCTAagtttagcattgctcagggacaagcaaaggttaagcttgggggagtttgttgacggtggttaacacccatcataaactatcaatataacttgtataatgcatgaaaatgatcaccaacataggtttaggggtttaaactaataaatttcatgagttttagtgaatctgtgttttcagcagggtttatccacaaaaccatcaaggaggacctaattgttagaattaatcacgcttatccacgATGAAACTAactccagaagactctagaagacaccaGAAGGCAACCCACCGTGGCAGAGGGCAAGACACTGCCAAGTGGGGCCGTctagccccacctacaggccgacTGGCctcctagccccacatgtcacccTTCCTTTCGAAtgacggttctccaccgccttctagGTTCAATCTACGCCATTGCTTTCCGAGGGCTCAATATTGATGGTTCCCTAGCCCCTAGCCCCTGGCATATCTCCTCCACAATCAAACCCTGATCAAGAAGAGAAGAACCTCAAAGCTCCACAAATATTTAGGGCATAGCTAACTAAGTTAGATCTAGAGAGGCAAGCCAtctgcttggattcctgatcttgtcaagagtgtaGCTTTGTATAGACTTTTGTATCCTTTCTTATATCTTtcatatttcatatgtttgctacaattgatatGACATTAATCTtcatattattcatgttcctagttattatGTTCATcctctactttgattatatgcttagtttAGCTAGATTATCtttatgttcaagcataagtttgtatagcgctcgctctaaagtacacggggtgagtggtcgacattgtataagtgtggtgcttatacgttgtttacttgcggatgcaccctatattccggtCCATGTGATAGATCGCGAGTGTGAcgctctcgttgagtcctttgtagtccacacccTGAATATAGGCAATTAGGATCTAGTTGCGATGGAAGTCAGGCTCTGTTTTTTATCTTTCTtaataatatcccttatgtgtagatatgaagttgatcttatcCTTGATTATTAAGTctaattgcactaatcatagtatgctttgacttgtaattaaggatGACTTAGGAATTAGTTTCTCTGTTGTATCAACTTAGCCATGCTAGTGCCATCTAAAGGAGTACTTTGAGTGTTCAATTATTAATTATCATTTATCATATCTTTATCATATCTCTTCATTtactcctgttatgagtagaagattggttatggtttatctctCCATCATAAGTATAAGTTATTAATATATTCCCTTTGCCCGTCCTTCCCtgtgataaaaatataaataacgataccaagaatactcccgggtgaagtgctacaatggtatattatctgttcGCTTGCAGAACGCTTCATttatatatttgtgttatttcTGAGTCACAATAAATACCAAAGTACTTCTTAGTGCATTCTTGTAGTGATGCTAGGAACAACAGCCTCTAAATCCAATACTCCAACCGTAGCTCTAGACACCAATTGTTAGAAATTAGCCCTCATAGCATCAAGCTGTCTGCTAATCTCCACGCGTGGAAGCGTTGATTGAATCTATCAAGACAGACATGCAAGATCACAGACAACACCAGAGGCACGATATTTGTTAATGAGGTTCAGCCGAAGCCTACATCCCCGGGGCATGACTACGGGCGCTCCTCGCCAATACCAGCAACATCAGCTGCAGGGACCCGGCAACGTGCCGCTGCCCTCCCACAAACCTGTGGTCATAGTTACAACAACAGCCCTCCTCTCATATTTATGAGGATGCCGGGTTACAGAGTCCTACTCCAACTTTACGCTATACTGCCAAATACAACTTAGAGTCATAGCGTAACTAAACTCGTACATCAATATCCAACACATATCTAACAAAATATACCAATAAAGTACAGTACAGCTATGGTTTCCAAACAATAACACATCACAATCTAGTTGTCGTTCTTGAGATTGATCACACTAAAAATTTATGTAGGATCACAACTGAATTCGCCTATATCCATACAAGCGGCGCATCAATTTTGGTAGCTTTGGCTCTACTGACATAACAGCTGTAGCCTCAATTTCAGTAACTTGTGTAGTTGCCTCTGTTCTACGCTCCTTCCAAGACCTTCTAATCATGTGAAGTTGTTCTGCCACTTCCTTCATTGTTGGTCTCTTATCCATGTCATCAACATTCGAGACCGTACACTTTAGTGCCAACCTCCCAATCTCTTGCAGGACATTGGTTTCTTCTTTGGCTGTTATAACCTTATCGAAGAACGCCTCCCCACTATTATCTGTTTGGTAAGCTTCGGTGAATCTTAAGACAATGTCATCTAAACTAATATTGTTGTCCCTACTAATGAGTGCAAATAGAACACTGCCAAACCTGTACAAGTCATTTTCCATATTCTTCAACACTGACGTAAAGTGATTTGGGTAGTTGTTGAGTATGTTCTCAAGAAAATTGCGCGTAATTACACTATCCCTGGCAGTAATTTCAGTCTCCGTGATAAGCTTACATGCCCCTGAAAAATCTGTGAGCTTTGGCGAAAAGTTATTGTCTAGAAGTATAGTAGATGCTGCAACATTACCATGTCCAATGATACCAGTAGTTGATGAATGGAGGTACTGTAATGCTTCTGCAGTCTTAATTGCAATCCCAATACGTTTGTCTAGGGGAAAATCTTCCTGGCTGCCTAAAATGTCCATAAGGCTACCTTTATTAGCATACTCATATATCAATATCAGACTTTCAGCTTCCAAGCAACAACCCAAAAGTCTGATAATATTCTTGTGAACAATTTGAGACAAGATGATGCCTCCATTGATGATTGCCTTTTCTGAGTCTGCATAAAGAAATTTCCACACCACCACAACTGTATTATCCTCAAGTGTTCCTTTAAAGAACTTAGCTGGTCCCCTTTCCTCGAGTAGACAAGAGTAATTCTCTGTGACATCATTTATCTCCTCCTTTGTGAATCTTGTTACATTTCTTAGTTCTGATAGAATCTTATGATTGCTAGCATTTCTCTCGAGAAAGCTCGGACTCTTCTTGTACCATGAACAGAATGATTCCAAACTGGATTGGGGACGTCTGTTTTCTTGTCTGGTCCTCACCTTTCTTTTAAGCACGCGAAGGCGTTCTGCCACATCAGTCATTTTAAGACGTTCATTTCTATCCCGTCTGAGGCATTCATTTGCTAGTTTCACCATCTGTTGAAGAATCCCTATGTTGTTTTCGTTCGCTATTTCTGAATCAAATAGTCCCCTCAAAtcccttgcctttgcctcggcaAAAGTTCCAACTAGGTAAACATCACCCTCCTTTGCCCTTTTTCTAGCTATTAGTTCCAAGAGAACTATTCCGAAACTATAGACATCACTCTTTGGGGTAAGACATCCTGTACGGAGATATTCAGGATCCATGTAATTCATGCTTCCAACTACCGTATTTGTGAACTGAGTGATGCCACCTGAAAGAAGCTTTGACAATCCAAAATCTGATACCTTGGCTGTAAAATTCTCATCTAGAAGGATATTGGCAGGCTTAATATCACCATGATAAATAAGGTCGCCACCACTCGATAAATGCATCGAATGCATGCAGATCAATGCTTCTGCACACCCTATAGCAATACCCAATCTTGTATCCAGTGGGATGGGAATGTTCCTATTATTGTGGAGTATGTCATCAAGGTTTCCATTGGAGATATACTCAGTTATTAACATTAGATTACTTTCACTAATACAATAGCCTATGAGTTTCACAATGTTCTTGTGATTCAGTTTACTATGAATCCTTACTTCTTCCATAAACTCGTCCTTTAAATCTGTACGGATATATTTCTTCACTGCAACTAGATCATAGTCATCGGGAAGGACTCCTTTATACACTTTCCCAAAGCCACCTTCACCAATGCAAATACTATAGTTGTTAGTAATTCCTTTAAGCTCATCTTCCTCGAAATGATTCAAAGTTTGAACTGTCCCATGACTCGCATCCATGGATGAGGACTCCTTGCAGAAGCTTGTGGATATTCCAATCTAGGCCAACAATATATAGATCCCGCAGTCCGAGACTACAGTTGGGAATCTGATAAAAATAATGTGTTATTCATTTTCTAGGCATAGTtagttaattaataaatgcaacttTATAGACTTCACTCAGTTCATATATTTAACAGCTCCTAACACTGAATAGTAACTTTGGATTTTTAGAGAAGGATACTCAAGATGACGGGTTATAGAAATCGGTAAAAATGTAAAGAAACAGAAAATGATGCAACGTAACCAGGCCAACCAATACCCCATGGTTGCAAGAAACAGAAAAAAGAACTGCCACTAAAATATGTTACTTCACGAAAAATATGCATGCATTTTCCATGAAATACAAACCCATAAGACCTCTCTATCTAGGCGTACTTTTCTAAGCATCATGTGCTCATATGCATGATCATGCATGGTTTTAGTGATTTAAAGGACAAGACAAACTATGGGGCTAACATTTGTGTTAAGATGCTTCAGACATGTGCATATAGGTCCTAAGAATGCTACGAACAATAGTGATAAAAAATCCAAGCACAAATGGAGTCGGAACATGCACTAAATCACATGAAAGAGCGAGGTCATTGGATCATAAAATGGAGTCCAGTACGTTGCATTGGGAAGACAAGGGTCACCGGATGATACAgtgataagaaggcaaatcatccgGTGATCATCAACAAGGATGACagtgaagaaaagaaagaagtttCAGTAAGCCTGGCAACAGTCGGAATCCACTTTGCATAGTGCCATAGGATGATACGGTAATAGACCTGGGCTAGCTGGCGGATCATCCGATGAATGGACCAGTGTTAGTGGGCTAAGAAGCAACGGTTGGGAAGGGAGTATGCCGTACATCATGATATGATAAAACATCTCTAGAACCCCATGGATCTTTCCACTAGTACAGAAATAATTTTTACAGATACCTCCTATTTCTTTTAAGAACGATTTATTTAGCAAACTGTTTGTAACTAATTAAAAAACTAAAGTTAATATAAAAATTTGCTTTATGAGCACATGATCATGCATGGTTTACTTGCAAACTGTTTGTAACTAAATATTTGCTAGttaatactccctctgttccaaattataaatcactttgacttttttgatgcatccattttactatgcatctacatataataatatgtctagatacatagcaaaatgaataAACCAAAAAATCAAagagacttataatttggaacggatggagtataatAAATAGATTTGTTAGAGTTGATCTTGGCTTAGTCAAAACTGACCGAGTCTTCAAGAGCCTAACAGGTCTCACTAATTTGGACCCATGATCGGTGGTCCCAATAACTGACTAATAGGCACTActacagatttggacatcactgtcggcctcatcactgtcggatttgtgagaaccgacagtgatgtaccttcactgccggttatgagcttgaaaatgagaaaatgattgggccTCAGATAAAACCGACAGCGAAGGaccatatcactgccggtttgtggcttgaaccggcagtgttttggcggccacttatcactgccggttcaagcaaagagccgacagtgattgagATTTATCAtagtcggttctagccaagaaccaacagtgataagcctacaacacaaaaagactgcagccgtcctcttcttcctcctctctttcattccgagaacagaggcgcgcgtttgggcccttccATCCATTGTTGCAGCTGCGCTTCCCCATGAAGcaagcgcttggattttgaagaaaggcttgatctttttgctttaaggttagtaacaaacatccactcctttgattttgttgcttaattagctttctTTTGATggttacattgcttgattctcattctagttctttctctattttagagagcacttttccaattggacatttgtgcaaggctcaaattgtggtgaatccatcattcaaaaggttggtgtctatgaacacatttaaattcctagctaattattccatggtggttaagatcatcattgttagtatgtgatgctataattagttcttagaagtagagtagaatagttgttattcattattatgcaataattgtttttactacgattttgtaacaccctaaaatttgcaacttTGGAAATAGGGTTAAAATGATTTGGTTCTGTatttttgtgcatacatgccggtgcatttatttctttgaattgtgtggatttgattcaaattgaaaacattcaaaatgcttttgaaaaataaatttgaaaatggctttgaagtaaacgAAAAGAGGGAAAAGGGAATcgaaaaataaaagaatttaaaaaggttgtaaaatttatttttgagaacttaccaaaaatttcttatttttaattaagttgaaaagtgtatttgaaactcCATTCAAATTTGGTGTGATTCATATTTGAAAtaggttttgaaataaaagaaaagaaattttactccttccctctcctctcctattcGGCCCAAAGCCTGCTGCTGGCCTGCTTCCTTCCCGCTCTCGCGTGGCCCATCCACTTGTCTTCCCCGTCGTGACCCGTTTTCTCCTTCGCTCCCGCGGCCCACCCCACGCACCGGCCCAATACGCGCGGACGTCGCCCGTTTCCCCTCTCTTGGTCGCCGACATGCCGGGCCCGCATGTCAGGCACTTCGTCCTCCCTGTGCGTGTCCAAGCCAGACTCCGTCGCCACCGTGTCCGTCTTCTCCTCTGAGCCACCTCGTTAGTGTCGTGCTCTCCAAGCTTCCCGGCCCCTTAAATAGGAGCGTCGTGCCGCCCGCATCCACCCGAGCACCCGCCGCCCCACCCCACCCTAGTTCGCAGTCGCCACGCCGCAACCTAGCGCCACCATCCACCATCACCCCGCTAAGCCACACACTGCCTCTGTCCTCTCCACACCGCCGAGGATCGCTGAGGTGAGTTCATAGTCTTGCCCTCTTTCTCCCTGTGCTATTCCCATCACGAACCGAGGCCTAAAAACGCCATTTGGCGAAGCTCCGGTGAGGTccgtccatggcgccgccgtgaccCCTGCCCTGGCCACTGTTCCGACCAGCGGCCGACTCCCCTCTCCTTTCCCCATCTAATCTCAACCGTCTGCTCCTGATCCAAAGGCTCAAATGAGCCCATACCCCTTCAGCTGCTATTTTTGCATAAGACCCCTCGGGTTCTTAATTttctaacccgcagtccatagcacCTTTCTagaatatgttttcttctttagaaagcgtagtttcttcggattagattcaaaatacgttttcatctatttacatttttgccactaatcttgttttagccataaaatctctattttaactccgattcgacccgttcaacttgtgttaggttcgtatttacgttgtctacatgtttatacacttttagatatgttttcaacttttaaaattcgaggttagatttaatctattattttattaaaggaaatcttgtttaattcatatcttctacgttttagctctgatttgacttgttcaagttgcgttagattcatgtaacaccctaaaatttgcctcttttgaaaataggtttaaaatgatttatttctaaattttgtgctcatgaaatatagggaaaataatatttttcattaaattaaaatttatcataaggcatagcaacatgtttgtgcatacatgccggtgcatttgatttattgcaatgagtggttgaatccaaaattcaaaaattAATTCAAATTCTTTggaaataaaattgaaaatggcttagaaatgaaagaaaagaaaatttgaaaataaaagagtttaaaaagttgtaaattttattttttgaaaaccTAACAATGGTTCTTCTCCTATTTTGAATTGAAAAATAAATTGGAAATAATATTTGAGTTTGCATAggttcatatttgaattggatttgaaataagaaaagaaaagaaatagaaaaggaaaagaaaacctctctctctcttgctctctatTTGGCCCAGCCGGTCTGCTCTCCAGACCAGCCTGTTGCTGGCTTCCACTCCCCACCGGCCCTGCTTCCTTGGGCCGACGGCGTGCTCGGCCTGCTCTCACTCCTAGCGGTCCATCCGCTCTTTTCCCCTCTTCCCCGCTGTGGCGCCAGCTCATTTCTACCGGCCTAGCAAAGCCGCACCGTCCTAGCCAGGCCATAGCCTAGCCCCGTGCGCTCGGTCCGCTCAGCAGCAGAAGCTGCTC
This sequence is a window from Miscanthus floridulus cultivar M001 chromosome 10, ASM1932011v1, whole genome shotgun sequence. Protein-coding genes within it:
- the LOC136485229 gene encoding uncharacterized protein; this encodes MDASHGTVQTLNHFEEDELKGITNNYSICIGEGGFGKVYKGVLPDDYDLVAVKKYIRTDLKDEFMEEVRIHSKLNHKNIVKLIGYCISESNLMLITEYISNGNLDDILHNNRNIPIPLDTRLGIAIGCAEALICMHSMHLSSGGDLIYHGDIKPANILLDENFTAKVSDFGLSKLLSGGITQFTNTVVGSMNYMDPEYLRTGCLTPKSDVYSFGIVLLELIARKRAKEGDVYLVGTFAEAKARDLRGLFDSEIANENNIGILQQMVKLANECLRRDRNERLKMTDVAERLRVLKRKVRTRQENRRPQSSLESFCSWYKKSPSFLERNASNHKILSELRNVTRFTKEEINDVTENYSCLLEERGPAKFFKGTLEDNTVVVVWKFLYADSEKAIINGGIILSQIVHKNIIRLLGCCLEAESLILIYEYANKGSLMDILGSQEDFPLDKRIGIAIKTAEALQYLHSSTTGIIGHGNVAASTILLDNNFSPKLTDFSGACKLITETEITARDSVITRNFLENILNNYPNHFTSVLKNMENDLYRFGSVLFALISRDNNISLDDIVLRFTEAYQTDNSGEAFFDKVITAKEETNVLQEIGRLALKCTVSNVDDMDKRPTMKEVAEQLHMIRRSWKERRTEATTQVTEIEATAVMSVEPKLPKLMRRLYGYRRIQL